In Aminiphilus circumscriptus DSM 16581, the sequence CGCGCAGGCGGCGAACCTCAGGCTTCGACATGGCTCCAAAGCGGCGCCGCCATCGGTAAAAGGTCGTTTCCGTAATGGCATGCTTTCTGCATACGTCGCGAATGGAATCGGATCCACCCTCACCTTCACGCAGGATTGCGACTATCTGCTCATCGCTGAACCGTTGTTTCATGCTCCCTTTGGCACCTCCTGGTTGTGGGACTCTCTAACTCTTCCAGTGGTCCTATTTTAGGGGAGCATGTCACCGCATCTGCCGAGATTTCGTAGAACCTTGCTGCGACGATCTCGCGTTTGGCGTGGTCGAGCTTGGCAACGGGATTATGGATGCGCACAAGCTCGGGCGAATCGCCCAAGGGACCCCAGACCACGTAGAGCCAGCATTGATCTTGCCCACCAATCGTGGACACCGAGCTAAGCGGCAAATTTCGCCTCGAAGGATTCGGGGCTCAGGTATCCGATGGAACTGGAACGACGAATGCGATTGTAGTTGACGGCAATGTACTCGAAGACCGCCCGGCGCATGGCTTCCCGCGTCTGGAACCGGTTGCCGTGGATGACTTCGACCTTGAGCGAGTGAAAGAAGCTTTCGGCGCAGGCGTTGTCGAAGCAGTTGCCCTTGCCGCTCATGCTGCAAACCAGGTCGTGCCACGTCAACAGCGTCTGGTACTGAGCGGAACAGTACTGACTTCCGCGATCGGAATGGACGATGACGCCACGAGGCGTCCCTCTCCGCCACAAGGCCATCTGCAGTGCGTCGCACGCCAGATTCGCCGTTCTGCGTTTCCCCATGGCCCAGCCAACGACCATGCGGGAGAAGAGGTCGATGACAACGGCGAGGTAGAGCCACCCTTCCTCAGTCCACAGGTACGTGATGTCACCCACCCATTGCTGGTTCGGTGCGGACGCCGTAAAGTCCTGCGCCAACAGATTCGGCGCCACGGGCAGGTCATGTTTCGAGTTTGTCGTCGCCTTGAATCTGCGTGCTGCTTTCGCCCGAAGGCCCTGACGACGAAGGCTCGCGGCCACCGTCTTTCGGTTCAGGGAATTGCCGGACTCCTTGAAATCGTGCGCCAGACGCGGCGCCCCGTAGAAGCTTTTCCGCTCCTTGAAGGCTCTTTTGACTCGTTCGTCGGCGCCTGCCGTTTCGAGGGGGCTTTCCCCCGGGATTTCCAGGCATAATACCCGCTCCGGGCAACTTCGAGCACGCGGCACATGGTGCGCGTCCGAAATTCGCCTGAGTGCTTGTCGATGAACGCGTATCTCACCTCAGGCTCTTTGCGAAATACGCTGCGGCTTTTTTTAGGATTTCGAGCTCTTCGGCCTTTTCGGCCAGCTGGCGCTTCAGGCGGGCGTTCTCCGCCAGAAGGCGGGCTTCGGCTTCGCCTTTTTCCTCATGAAGCCGCATCTTGCTGCGCCAGGAGCACAAAAGCGCTTCCGACACGCCTTGCTGCCGTCGGGACGCCCACGCGTTCCACGAGCTTCAGCGCCTCTTTCTTGTACTCCTCTGGATATTTGGTCCGGGTTCGCTTTTCCTGCTTCGCCTCGTTTTTCATGATCCACCTCTGACTGGTATTGTACTCGCTTGTCCGAGTGTCCATCAAAGATGGGTAAGATCATCGAGGTCCAACCCTCCTTGAGTCATAACGTCGACATCACCTGCTAAGTGAAGCGCTAGCGGAATTCAGTCAGGTGCATGCGGTTGTTCGCCTCACGTTAACCCCTGAATCTCTCGGTGAGCGTCTCGATTTTGTCGCCATCGAGAAACACAAGGTTGTTCCGTAATGCATGGCTCTCAATCTTGTCGCATATCTTCTCGATGGCATTCTCCGTGAATTTCCCCGATGCGATTACCAACAGTTTCGAAATCCGTTGTTGCTGTCGTGTGTAAATATCGTAGAACGGCATCTTAAAGGCATCGTCTGCTTGGGTGATGATCTTGTCGATCTCCGAACCTGCGCCGCCGCCAATATCGCCGTACTTCACTTGGGCGGCCCAATGTTCGAGTTCCTGAAACTCCGTCATTCGGGCGAAGACAATGTCCTTCCCGTATTCCCGCTGTCCATGGTTGTACTTAATATTCGCGAAGCCAAGTTTCCTGAGAATGGGCAGAACAACGCGGACAGTGAACTCCGCTTCGTTTGTGGGATCGCTCGCCTTGATAAGACGACCGCCGAGACGAAGCTCTGCCGCTCCATCGATCTCGTCCACAATCTGCTCTGCGAGCTGGATTGCGGCCTCGACGGAGTCCGCTTGGAACTCGGCACTGTACTGAAGCCAGATGTAGGCGCCATCATCGTCGTATGACTCGAAATGAACATCGCCCACCTCCGTCTGCCTTTCCTCGACCGTAGCGCGCTTCGCTTCCATCCACGGCTTGAAGCCGATGTCACCGTCCCAGTACTTCCGTGTACCACCGTCTTTGAACTCTACACGGATTCTGTTTGATGCGATGCGCTTTAGGCGCATGGGGATGGAATCGAGAACGACTGCGAAGTCTTCATGGAATTTGCATGGTTCGAACGCGACCGTTTTGGGTAGTTCGGATACCTTCAGCCCGGCAACGAGCCCCTTGGGAAGAAACCAAACTTCTCCATCGTCGGAATCCAGTCGCTCACCGTTTACGGTAATCGCTGTGATCTCACCATGGTCATTTTGAATCTCAATCATCGTGTTCCCCTCCTAGGCGAACGCCTGAATTCACCGGGCCTGCGCGAAAAGCCGCGCAGGCCCGGTGGAATGATGGGTTAACGCTCGAAACCACGAGACATCGTTCTCGCATTTGTGGGCGTTGGTGGTTGAGGTTCATGATCGAGCGTCCTTGCTAACACTCGAAGACTATCGACTTCGACAACCGTGATTTCACCGCTGCCCAAAATATTCATGATTGCCCCCATGCCTCCACCACCTCCACCGTCGGGAGGGTCGTTGGCGGTGCAACGAGCCAAGACGTCAAGGTAATGTGAAAACTGCTCATAGCGCAGGCCCAGCTCTGATTTTGGGTTTAGTAGAGCCTCGCAAAAACCTGAAAGATCACGGCTGTCCTTGCGATCTTGAGAAGTTTTATCTCGAATAAAGGCATATGGCATAAACAAGAGAGTCATTGTCGAGTCTTCAAGAGGGGAAGGGAAGCACATGAAGTGACAACCGCACGACAGCTCCGCCGCCTCTTCTGCGGTTGACTTGCTGAGCTCCTCCAATAGCTTGGTGCGTTGTGGTTTTCCAAACTCAGACTTCACCTGATGTTCGTTGCGCTTGAATTCGAAAATGAAATTCCGGCCTTTCAAATTGGCGAACAGATCACCGACAGTACGATCATCCGGAGTTTGTTGCAACAGCTGAGGTACGTTGAAAATATCGGACACCAAAGTTACTATCCAACCAAAACGGAGGTGTCTGAATGGCAAAGAACGCAACGAACGGTCGCTATTCGAAAGAATTTCGGCATGAAGCCGTCAACATGATCATTGAAGGCGGCTTGACAGCATATGAAGCATCGCGTCAACTCTCCCTGCCCAAGTCGACCCTGGAAAACTGGGTGAGAGCGTACAAGGCCGGAAAACTTTCCGATATTGGCGGCGAGCGGCGGCCTCTCACTCAGGTTGAGGAGGAGCTTGAGCGCGTCAAACGAGAGCTTGCTCAAGTAAAACAGGAGCGCGATATCTTAAAAAAAGCCGCCGCGTACTTTGCCCGGGAGTCGCTGTCCGGTACGCGGTAATCAGGCGGTTTCGATCGAAGTATCCGGTTCCTCGGCTATGTCGGGTTCTGGAGGTTTCAACCAGTGGCTACTACGCCTGGCTGAAACGACCGGATTCTCTCCGGAATCAAGAGGAAAAACGGCTCGAACTC encodes:
- a CDS encoding transposase encodes the protein MKQRFSDEQIVAILREGEGGSDSIRDVCRKHAITETTFYRWRRRFGAMSKPEVRRLRELERENERLKRMMAERDIELDIIKEFLAKNS